In Blastopirellula sp. J2-11, a single genomic region encodes these proteins:
- a CDS encoding carbon-nitrogen hydrolase family protein — protein MSDHWIAAAVQMNAGEDKEFNLQTAERLIAQAADQGAQLVVLPELFNYLGRLENLAEHAEAITGPTASRMRKAAQKHQIYLVAGSFAERSETESRVSNTSLIFDPQGKQVGVYRKIHLFDIDLPDVHVQESAFVAPGNQVSLCQTPLGGVAQAICYDLRFPEMARSFDLEKVACLALPAAFTAKTGAAHWQVLVRSRAIENQLFLIAANQYGPYANGIQSYGHSLIVDPWGTILAEAGGDAEEVITAEISLEKLREVRHHMPALRHRRL, from the coding sequence ATGTCCGATCACTGGATTGCAGCCGCTGTTCAAATGAACGCCGGCGAGGACAAAGAGTTCAATCTGCAAACCGCCGAACGGCTGATCGCCCAAGCCGCCGACCAGGGGGCGCAGCTGGTCGTACTACCCGAGTTGTTTAACTATTTGGGCCGCTTGGAAAACTTGGCCGAACATGCAGAAGCGATTACCGGACCAACCGCGAGCCGCATGCGAAAAGCCGCGCAGAAACATCAGATATATCTGGTCGCAGGCAGCTTCGCCGAGCGGAGCGAAACGGAAAGTCGCGTCTCGAATACAAGTCTGATCTTCGATCCGCAAGGCAAACAGGTCGGCGTCTATCGCAAGATTCATTTGTTTGACATCGACTTGCCGGACGTGCACGTGCAAGAGTCGGCTTTCGTTGCGCCGGGCAACCAAGTTTCACTCTGCCAAACGCCGCTAGGTGGCGTCGCCCAAGCGATTTGCTACGACTTACGGTTTCCCGAAATGGCTCGCTCCTTCGATCTGGAAAAAGTCGCCTGTTTGGCGCTGCCTGCGGCTTTCACCGCGAAAACGGGCGCAGCACATTGGCAAGTTCTGGTCCGATCACGTGCGATCGAGAATCAGCTTTTTCTGATCGCCGCCAATCAATATGGTCCGTATGCCAACGGGATTCAAAGCTATGGGCACTCGCTAATCGTCGATCCGTGGGGAACCATCTTGGCGGAAGCTGGCGGCGACGCTGAAGAGGTGATCACGGCGGAAATCTCGTTGGAAAAGCTGCGCGAGGTTCGTCATCACATGCCGGCGCTGCGTCATCGACGCTTGTAA
- a CDS encoding oligosaccharide flippase family protein encodes MNPSDELSQQVRRGARAVIGLQLAGQVVSIIVLAALYRLIDPSQFGLLGMILPVTLLLRSVGTLGLNIAAVQQRDLTQSQASALFWMQIAAGAVLTLVAAALAPAITYFYAAPGLLAPALAMSGTSLAANLFTQHQAMAEKRLRLCELAIARFSAQFFAGVVAIVIAIAGGGIWALVAQQYVELGLLTIGVWWIEPWRPDVPRREPSLSPLLHFGGYYTLSGLLFAAAQNLDKVILAVLIGHTEAGQRLIGYYSQAYNQMMKPVYLTTAPLASAMLPALAATRDQPSHFRDTAAEFYRFAAIVMAPCAAGLAVVGQNGMVVLGGPEWETAGMLLSIMALAALAQGLINICGSLLAAVGHAKRLALGAAAVGCVLTVGYVIAIAVSRQFAGELSETISLAIAYAASTLLLAPFYLAYCFTVSDADGKRIAWAMAPSILAAIVMGMLTLGLQILLIRFMPSPPIVNLIATILFGAIAYMTLARGEIGWLLHRMRND; translated from the coding sequence ATGAATCCGTCCGACGAACTTTCGCAACAAGTCCGTCGCGGCGCCCGCGCGGTCATCGGCCTGCAGTTGGCAGGCCAAGTCGTTTCAATCATCGTACTGGCGGCTCTTTACCGCCTGATTGATCCCAGTCAGTTTGGTCTGCTCGGCATGATCTTGCCAGTGACGTTGCTATTGCGCAGCGTCGGTACGTTGGGGTTGAATATCGCGGCGGTGCAGCAGCGAGATCTAACGCAGTCGCAAGCGTCGGCTCTGTTCTGGATGCAGATCGCCGCAGGCGCTGTGCTGACGTTGGTCGCAGCGGCGCTGGCTCCGGCGATTACTTACTTTTACGCCGCGCCGGGATTGCTTGCCCCAGCGCTGGCGATGTCCGGCACGTCGCTGGCCGCCAATCTCTTTACGCAGCATCAAGCGATGGCCGAAAAGCGTCTGCGACTTTGTGAGTTGGCGATCGCTCGCTTCTCGGCGCAGTTCTTCGCTGGCGTTGTCGCAATTGTGATCGCGATAGCCGGCGGTGGAATCTGGGCGCTGGTGGCGCAGCAATACGTCGAGTTGGGATTACTGACGATCGGCGTTTGGTGGATTGAACCTTGGCGCCCCGACGTTCCGCGGCGAGAGCCCAGCTTGTCTCCCTTGCTTCATTTTGGCGGTTACTACACGCTGAGCGGGCTGTTGTTTGCGGCGGCGCAGAACCTGGACAAGGTAATACTCGCCGTGCTGATCGGTCATACTGAAGCGGGCCAGCGTCTGATCGGCTATTACAGTCAGGCCTACAACCAGATGATGAAGCCGGTTTATCTGACCACCGCGCCGCTCGCTTCCGCCATGTTGCCGGCGCTAGCCGCTACGCGTGATCAGCCGAGCCATTTCCGCGACACCGCCGCCGAGTTCTATCGCTTCGCCGCGATCGTCATGGCTCCTTGCGCCGCTGGGTTGGCGGTCGTCGGACAAAACGGGATGGTCGTTCTTGGCGGTCCCGAGTGGGAAACGGCCGGCATGTTGCTCTCGATCATGGCCCTCGCCGCGCTCGCACAAGGCTTGATCAATATCTGCGGCAGCTTACTGGCGGCCGTAGGACACGCGAAACGACTAGCGTTGGGAGCCGCCGCCGTTGGTTGCGTATTGACCGTCGGCTATGTAATCGCGATTGCGGTCTCGCGACAATTTGCGGGAGAACTGTCGGAAACGATCAGTCTGGCGATTGCTTACGCCGCAAGCACGTTATTGCTCGCTCCCTTCTATCTGGCGTACTGCTTTACGGTAAGCGATGCCGATGGAAAGCGAATCGCATGGGCCATGGCGCCGTCGATTTTGGCTGCAATCGTGATGGGGATGCTTACGTTGGGACTACAAATACTGCTGATTCGTTTCATGCCATCGCCACCAATTGTCAACTTGATCGCGACGATCCTGTTTGGGGCGATCGCGTATATGACGCTTGCCCGCGGTGAAATTGGTTGGCTCTTGCACCGCATGAGAAACGACTGA
- a CDS encoding glycosyltransferase family 2 protein translates to MSTSSQSPATADNGPVRELLESLCENEDVRVEFLTQLLGRAACRQLAVYRLPDDFVLSVVVPVYNEVETLPNLIAAIRDNGVRCEIILVDDGSQDGTREMLDTWRDQSDLKIIFHEKNQGKGAALRTGFVEATGDAVIIQDADLEYSPDDYRALLQPIVMEGADVVYGSRFIPGARNVPRVRHYFPNKVLTWWSNLFTNFLLTDMETCYKVFRREIIQKIGPTLREKRFGIEPELTAKLSRIPGLKLREVPIRYFPRTYAEGKKIGWRDGLRALWCVIRY, encoded by the coding sequence ATGAGCACTTCTTCTCAGTCGCCTGCGACGGCCGATAATGGCCCGGTGCGCGAATTGCTCGAATCGCTTTGCGAAAATGAGGACGTTCGGGTTGAGTTTTTAACGCAACTGCTAGGGCGAGCTGCTTGCCGCCAACTAGCGGTCTACCGCTTGCCGGATGATTTCGTGCTGTCGGTCGTCGTACCGGTCTACAACGAAGTCGAGACCCTGCCCAATTTGATCGCCGCGATCCGTGACAACGGAGTCCGTTGCGAGATCATTTTGGTGGACGACGGCAGTCAGGACGGCACGCGCGAAATGCTCGACACCTGGCGTGATCAGTCCGATCTGAAGATCATTTTCCACGAAAAGAATCAGGGCAAAGGCGCCGCGCTGCGAACCGGATTTGTCGAAGCGACCGGCGACGCCGTGATTATTCAAGATGCTGACCTCGAATATTCGCCCGACGACTATCGCGCCCTGTTACAACCGATCGTGATGGAAGGCGCCGACGTCGTCTACGGCAGTCGGTTTATCCCCGGTGCGCGCAACGTGCCGCGCGTGCGGCACTACTTCCCCAACAAAGTATTGACCTGGTGGTCGAATCTATTCACCAATTTTTTGTTGACCGACATGGAGACATGCTACAAAGTCTTCCGTCGTGAGATCATTCAGAAGATCGGTCCGACCTTGCGAGAAAAGCGATTTGGCATTGAGCCGGAATTGACCGCCAAGCTTTCGCGCATTCCCGGTCTGAAGCTGCGTGAGGTTCCGATTCGCTATTTCCCCCGCACCTATGCTGAAGGGAAAAAGATTGGCTGGCGCGACGGCCTGCGCGCTCTTTGGTGCGTGATCCGATATTGA